In one window of Palaemon carinicauda isolate YSFRI2023 chromosome 2, ASM3689809v2, whole genome shotgun sequence DNA:
- the msk gene encoding importin-7, translating into MDSRKITEILRGTIDPNLRQQAEDELAEIKKIIGFTPALLQVVMMGDLDMPVRQAGVIYLKNMIAQYWKDAEYETGDPIPFHIHEQDRAMIRDAIVDAVVHAPDLVRVQLAVCTCQMVKHDFPGRWTTIVDKISIYLQNPDTNLWNGSLLCLYQLVKNFEYKKKEDRGPLHEAMRMLLPMCYERVVHLMPDPSEHSTLLQKLILKIFYALTQYHLPLELLTRDVFTRWMEVVLQIADCPVPDQTLQVDEEERPDLPWWKIKKWALHILARLFERYGCPSTAHKEYKQFAEWFIKTFSQGIIQVLLKILDNYHNKIYISPRVLQQTLNYLEQGVGQSVAWKLLKPHMLSVIQDVLFPLMCYSDADQELWNSDPYEYVRVKFDIYEDLVSPVTAAQTLLLSTVRKRKEMLEKTMIFLMQVLTTPNVDPRHKDGVMHMIGTMGGVLLKKKIYKDQMENMIALYVFPEFQSPFGFMRARACWILQNFDEIKFKSDQNILAAMNCIQNALLNDNDLPVKVEAAMALSAFLASQNKAEKIVEPHIQPIVQELLKVIKETENDDLTNVMCKIVTTYTEQLIPIAVEMCTQLAATFQQVVDSEDGAEEKAITAMGLLSTIETLINCMEENPEIMVQIEPITLQVVGLILGKNVMEFYEEALALIYSLTSSRISPDLWKCFEMMYQMFKNDGFDYFTEMMPALHNYITVDTEAFLSNEAHVLAVCEMCKTILTQDSGEDDECHAAKLLEVVVLQCEGRINMCLGSIIQLVVERLLREVKTTELRTMLLQVVIATLYTAPDALLQVLESTMLPNTTTTLTAHFIKQWIHDSDCFLGLHDRKICVLGMCTLLQLGPERLGVLEECHKEILPAMILLFQGLKRAYAAKAAEEDDDDDDDDDDDDDLEHEVLESDEDEIDDVGDEYLEKLEEKVNKAAGGGPFPMTATIQDDDDDDDDDALDDELDETALESFTTPLDKEDCEVDEYWIFKEVMHNIEASAHPWYQALTAHLNEDQRKAIQEIATLADQRRAAAQSKKIQQSGGYNFQQTSVPSSFNFGGSFGS; encoded by the exons ATTAAAAAGATTATTGGGTTTACCCCAGCTTTGCTCCAAGTGGTCATGATGGGGGACCTTGACATGCCAGTTCGTCAGGCGGGGGTCATCTACTTGAAGAATATGATAGCGCAGTACTGGAAAGATGCGGAATACGAAACTGGGGATCCCATTCCTTTTCACATCCATGAACAGGATCGTGCCATGATAAGGGATGCCATTGTAGATGCTGTTGTGCATGCACCTGATCTCGTAAG AGTACAGCTTGCAGTGTGTACGTGCCAGATGGTGAAACATGACTTTCCCGGTAGATGGACGACAATTGTTGACAAAATTAGCATATATCTTCAAAATCCAGACACAAATTTGTGGAATGGTAGTCTTCTCTGTTTATATCAACTAGTAAAGAATTTTGA ATATAAAAAGAAGGAAGATAGAGGGCCGTTGCATGAAGCAATGCGAATGTTACTCCCAATGTGTTATGAAAGAGTTGTTCACCTGATGCCAGACCCATCAGAACACTCGACTCTCTTACAAAAActaatacttaaaatattttatgcttTGACTCAG taTCATCTACCCTTGGAATTATTAACTCGTGATGTCTTTACGAGATGGATGGAAGTTGTACTTCAGATAGCAGACTGCCCTGTACCTGACCAGACGTTACAGGTAGATGAAGAAGAAAGACCAGACCTTCCTTGGTGGAAGATTAAGAAATGGGCTCTCCATATTCTCGCAAGGTTATTCGAAAG GTACGGTTGTCCTAGTACGGCACATAAAGAATACAAACAGTTTGCAGAATGGTTCATTAAGACGTTCTCACAAGGAATTATCCAAGTACTGCTCAAAATATTggataattatcataataaaatttatatatcacCTAGGGTCTTACAACAAACACTCAACTATTTAGAACAAGG GGTTGGCCAGTCGGTAGCATGGAAATTACTGAAGCCCCACATGTTGTCAGTGATTCAGGATGTTCTTTTTCCCCTTATGTGTTACTCAGATGCTGACCAAGAGCTCTGGAATTCCGATCCTTACGAATATGTTAGAGTTAAATTCG ATATATATGAAGACTTAGTGTCGCCAGTGACAGCAGCTCAGACACTTCTGCTCTCCACagtaagaaagagaaaagaaatgttAGAGAAGACCATGATTTTCTTAATGCAAGTCTTGACCACGCCAAATGTTGATCCTAGGCATAAGGATGGTGTAATGCATATG ATCGGCACTATGGGTGGCGTACTACTAAAAAAGAAGATATACAAAGATCAAATGGAAAATATGATAGCGTTATATGTCTTCCCAGAATTCCAGAGTCCATTCGGCTTCATGAGAGCAAGG GCTTGTTGGATACTGCAGAACTTTGATGAAATCAAATTCAAATCTGACCAGAATATACTCGCTGCTATGAATTGTATTCAGAACGCTTTGCTGAATGACAACGATCTCCCTGTTAAAGTGGAAGCAGCAATGGCCTTGTCTGCCTTCCTTGCTTCACAGAATAAGGCAGAGAAGATTGTAGAACCTCAT ATACaaccaattgttcaggaattactTAAAGTAATTAAGGAAACTGAGAATGATGATCTTACAAACGTGATGTGTAAGATTGTTACAACATACACAGAACAACTGATTCCTATTGCTGTGGAGATGTGCACCCAACTAGCTGCTACATTCCAACAG gttgTAGATTCAGAAGATGGTGCAGAAGAGAAAGCTATTACAGCTATGGGTCTGCTGAGTACGATAGAGACGTTAATAAATTGTATGGAGGAAAACCCAGAAATTATGGTTCAGATAGAACCTATTACACTACAAGTTGTAGGACTTATTCTCGGCAAAAATGTCATGG AATTCTACGAAGAAGCACTTGCTTTGATATACAGTTTAACAAGCTCGAGAATATCACCAGACTTATGGAAGTGCTTTGAAATGATGTATCAG aTGTTTAAAAACGATGGCTTTGACTACTTCACTGAAATGATGCCTGCTCTTCATAACTATATTACAGTTGACACCGAAGCATTCTTGAGCAACGAAGCGCATGTTTTGGCAGTGTGTGAAATGTGTAAAACTATTTTAACTCAG GACTCTGGTGAAGACGATGAGTGTCATGCTGCCAAGTTACTTGAGGTTGTGGTTCTACAATGTGAGGGAAGGATAAACATGTGTCTAGGTTCCATCATACAGCTAGTTGTTGAAAGGTTATTGCGCGAAGTTAAAACTACAGAGCTGCGTACCATGTTGTTGCAG GTGGTCATTGCTACATTGTATACAGCACCGGATGCATTACTTCAAGTTCTTGAGTCGACCATGTTACCAAATACTACTACGACACTTACTGCACATTTCATCAAACAGTGGATACATGATTCAGACTGCTTTCTTGG TCTGCATGATCGCAAGATTTGTGTGTTAGGAATGTGCACACTTCTGCAACTTGGGCCAGAGCGTCTTGGAGTTTTAGAAGAATGTCACAAAGAAATTTTACCTGCCATGATCTTACTCTTCCAAGGATTGAAAAGAGCATATGCTG ctAAAGCAGCCGAagaagacgacgatgatgatgatgacgacgacgatgatgatgatcttgaacaTG AAGTCTTAGAGAGTGACGAAGATGAAATTGACGATGTCGGGGATGAATATTTAGAAAAGCTAGAAGAAAAGGTTAATAAAGCCGCAGGTGGAGGTCCATTTCCAATGACGGCAACAATACAG gatgacgatgatgacgacgatgatgatgcaTTGGATGACGAGCTAGATGAAACTGCTCTTGAATCCTTTACGACTCCCTTAGATAAGGAAGACTGTGAAGTAGACGAATATTGGATTTTCAAGGAAGTCATGCATA ACATAGAAGCTAGTGCTCATCCGTGGTACCAGGCTTTGACTGCACATTTGAATGAAGATCAACGGAAAGCCATTCAGGAGATTGCCACTTTAGCTGACCAGAGACGTGCTGCAGCGCAGAGTAAAAAGATTCAGCAGAGTGGAG GTTACAACTTCCAGCAAACTTCAGTACCTTCAAGTTTCAATTTTGGTGGATCTTTTGGCTCTTAA